A genomic region of Cydia amplana chromosome 5, ilCydAmpl1.1, whole genome shotgun sequence contains the following coding sequences:
- the LOC134648367 gene encoding androgen-induced gene 1 protein-like, whose product MLLRLFHVSVASLFWYTVWYDLSYVNIPFPNKAYEQYPLRGRTTFLTFWCLILQTIYFTVSVLNDYIGTNVDHPKQSSILRSIKDKLFILAFPVALYVTSAFWGIYAIDKDLIFPDKIANAIPSWVNHTMHTLILLFILLELVITYRRYPSRFVGFSIVVCFNLTYTFWFHCIWYQTGVWVYPILDVLNWPARVGFVLSSITVAIGFYLLGEKLNRLVWTKVDKKKVKSK is encoded by the exons ATGTTGCTACGTCTCTTCCACGTGTCTGTTGCGTCGCTGTTCTGGTATACAGTGTGGTATGACCTGAGTTACGTGAATATTCCGTTCCCGAATAAGGCGTATGAGCAGTATCCATTAAGGGGGAGAACAACGTTCTTGACGTTCTGGTGTTTG ATACTGCAAACAATTTACTTCACCGTCTCCGTTCTGAACGACTACATCGGCACCAACGTCGATCACCCCAAGCAGAGCTCCATCTTACGCTCCATCAAGGACAAGCTTTTCATACTCGCCTTCCCCGTCGCCCTCTACGTCACCTCGGCCTTCTGGGGCATCTACGCCATCGACAAAGATCTCATCTTCCCTGATAAAATAGCCAACGCCATCCCCTCATGGGTCAACCACACAATGCACACTCTAATTCTTCTCTTCATCCTTTTAGAACTGGTCATAACTTATAGAAGATACCCGTCTAGGTTCGTTGGGTTCTCGATCGTCGTTTGTTTCAATTTGACGTACACATTCTGGTTCCATTGCATTTGGTATCAGACGGGGGTTTGGGTGTACCCTATTTTAGACGTATTGAACTGGCCGGCTAGGGTAGGGTTCGTACTGTCCAGTATTACTGTAGCGATTGGATTTTACTTGTTGGGAGAGAAACTGAATAGACTTGTGTGGACGAAAGTCGATAAGAAGAAGGTAAAGAGCAAATGA